One genomic window of Clostridium taeniosporum includes the following:
- a CDS encoding DUF1540 domain-containing protein: protein MQKINCDVNNCSHNCSGTCYANRVDIGGNSAQKDCDTCCGSFLDKKLYSDLTNNSNSSGECDCLVCTVKTCTHNRNNLCDLSSIHVSGSKPNMYTETNCASFKNK, encoded by the coding sequence ATGCAAAAAATTAATTGTGACGTAAATAATTGTTCTCATAACTGTTCTGGTACTTGTTATGCTAACCGTGTTGATATAGGTGGAAATTCTGCACAAAAAGATTGTGATACTTGTTGTGGATCTTTTTTAGACAAAAAACTTTATAGTGATTTAACCAATAACTCAAATAGCTCTGGAGAATGTGATTGTTTAGTTTGTACTGTAAAAACTTGTACTCACAACCGTAATAATCTTTGCGATTTATCTTCAATACATGTTAGTGGATCAAAGCCAAATATGTATACAGAAACTAATTGTGCAAGTTTTAAAAATAAATAA
- a CDS encoding FeoB-associated Cys-rich membrane protein: MLATIIIAGIIFFLMALVIVNRIRKSKKGEGGCGCGCSGCSSAAICHSKGNNGITIK, encoded by the coding sequence ATGTTAGCTACAATTATAATAGCTGGTATCATATTTTTCTTAATGGCGCTAGTAATAGTAAACCGTATAAGAAAATCTAAAAAGGGTGAAGGTGGATGTGGTTGTGGATGTTCAGGATGTTCATCAGCAGCTATTTGCCACAGTAAAGGTAATAACGGTATAACTATAAAATAA
- the feoB gene encoding ferrous iron transport protein B, with protein sequence MSIKIGLAGNPNCGKTTMFNDLTGSTQYVGNWPGVTVEKKGGKLKWNKEVEIVDLPGIYSLSPYTLEEVVTRDFMVNDKPDAIINIVDASNIERNLYLTTQVLELGIPTVVALNMMDIVKKNGDKINIEKLSQSLGCPVIETSAIKGQGIKKVVEKAIEISKESNINNFKLELSQEVENPINNIENILSRSDFNKTINSRWLSIKLFERDKNILEKNKFSKEILEKAENITKKCENEFDDDSESIITGERYDFIGKVISKTVRKNSKNDETTSDKIDKIVTNRFLALPIFALIMWGVYYIAVSSLGTIVTDWTNDTLFGDIISGNVSTWLEGLGVADWLQGLVVDGLIGGVGAVLGFVPQIMILFFLLSLLEDCGYMSRVAFIMDRIFRKFGLSGKSFIPMLISSGCGVPGIMATRTMENDRDRKMTIMLTTFIPCGAKVPIIALFAGAIFGGASWVAPSVYFLGIIMIIICGILLKKTKLFKGEPAPFVMELPQYHIPTLKSVLMHMWDRGKAFIIKAGTIIFVACGAIWFMQSFNWSLEMVDASESILASIGSVFAPIFAPLGFGNWQSAVATITGLVAKENVVATFGILFGIAEATEEDPTLIMNVAGMFTAVSAFAFIAFNMLCAPCFAAIGAIKREMGSWKWTWITLGFQTGTAYLVALLINQVGNALFYSGSVVGAVISIAIVLVIIIGILLSAKKETSMNGKVQLSYTK encoded by the coding sequence ATGTCAATAAAGATAGGTCTTGCGGGTAATCCCAATTGTGGAAAAACTACTATGTTTAATGACCTAACAGGATCAACACAATATGTAGGTAACTGGCCAGGGGTAACAGTTGAAAAAAAAGGTGGTAAATTAAAGTGGAATAAGGAAGTTGAAATTGTAGATTTACCAGGGATATATTCACTTTCACCTTATACACTTGAAGAAGTAGTAACACGTGATTTTATGGTAAATGATAAACCGGATGCAATAATTAACATAGTTGATGCATCTAATATTGAAAGAAATTTATATTTAACTACTCAAGTTTTAGAATTAGGAATTCCAACAGTTGTAGCACTTAATATGATGGATATTGTTAAAAAGAATGGAGATAAGATAAATATAGAAAAACTTTCTCAATCATTAGGGTGTCCAGTTATTGAAACATCTGCTATAAAAGGACAAGGTATCAAAAAAGTTGTTGAAAAAGCAATTGAAATTTCAAAAGAATCAAATATTAATAATTTTAAATTAGAACTATCACAAGAAGTAGAAAATCCAATTAATAATATTGAAAATATTTTAAGTAGAAGTGATTTTAATAAAACAATAAATTCTAGATGGTTATCAATTAAGCTTTTTGAACGTGATAAGAACATTCTAGAAAAGAATAAATTCTCAAAAGAAATCTTGGAGAAAGCAGAAAATATAACTAAAAAATGTGAAAATGAATTTGATGATGATAGTGAAAGTATAATCACTGGAGAACGATATGATTTTATTGGAAAAGTAATTTCTAAAACAGTAAGAAAAAATAGCAAAAATGATGAAACTACATCAGATAAAATTGATAAGATTGTTACAAACAGATTTTTGGCATTGCCTATTTTTGCATTAATTATGTGGGGAGTATACTACATAGCAGTAAGTTCACTTGGAACTATAGTTACTGATTGGACTAATGATACATTGTTTGGAGATATTATAAGTGGAAATGTTTCAACTTGGCTTGAAGGTTTAGGTGTAGCAGATTGGTTACAAGGATTAGTCGTTGATGGATTAATTGGTGGCGTAGGAGCAGTATTAGGATTTGTACCACAAATTATGATATTATTCTTTTTATTATCACTTCTTGAAGACTGTGGATATATGTCACGTGTAGCGTTTATAATGGATAGAATATTCCGTAAATTCGGACTTTCAGGAAAATCTTTTATACCTATGCTTATAAGTTCTGGATGTGGAGTCCCAGGAATTATGGCGACTCGTACTATGGAAAATGATAGAGATAGAAAAATGACTATTATGTTAACAACTTTTATACCATGTGGCGCTAAAGTTCCAATAATAGCATTGTTTGCAGGTGCAATATTTGGTGGAGCATCATGGGTAGCACCGTCAGTTTATTTCTTAGGAATTATAATGATAATTATTTGTGGAATTCTTTTAAAGAAAACTAAATTATTTAAAGGAGAACCAGCTCCTTTTGTTATGGAACTTCCACAATACCATATTCCAACTTTAAAAAGTGTTCTTATGCATATGTGGGATAGAGGAAAAGCATTTATTATAAAAGCTGGTACAATTATATTTGTTGCTTGTGGAGCAATTTGGTTTATGCAATCATTTAATTGGTCATTAGAAATGGTAGATGCTAGTGAAAGTATATTAGCTAGTATAGGAAGTGTTTTTGCACCAATTTTTGCACCATTAGGTTTTGGAAATTGGCAATCTGCTGTTGCCACAATTACTGGACTTGTAGCAAAAGAAAATGTTGTAGCTACTTTTGGAATATTATTTGGTATTGCAGAAGCAACAGAAGAAGATCCAACACTTATTATGAATGTAGCAGGAATGTTTACAGCAGTAAGTGCATTTGCTTTCATAGCCTTTAATATGCTTTGCGCACCATGTTTTGCAGCAATTGGTGCTATAAAAAGAGAAATGGGTTCATGGAAATGGACTTGGATTACATTAGGATTCCAAACAGGAACAGCATATCTTGTTGCATTATTAATAAATCAAGTAGGTAATGCATTGTTCTATAGTGGAAGTGTAGTAGGAGCAGTTATATCAATTGCTATAGTATTAGTAATAATAATAGGAATTTTATTATCAGCTAAAAAGGAAACAAGTATGAATGGTAAAGTTCAACTAAGCTATACAAAATAA
- a CDS encoding FeoA family protein has translation MNTLKDVKCGQTVNVLKIQGVGPIKRRIMDMGITKGCEIFVRKVAPLGDPIEVRVRNYELSLRKADAEMIVVG, from the coding sequence ATGAATACATTAAAAGATGTTAAATGTGGACAAACTGTTAATGTACTAAAAATACAAGGGGTAGGTCCTATAAAAAGACGTATTATGGATATGGGAATAACTAAAGGATGTGAAATATTTGTACGTAAAGTAGCACCACTTGGAGATCCTATTGAAGTAAGAGTTAGAAATTATGAATTATCACTTCGAAAAGCTGATGCAGAAATGATAGTGGTAGGATAA
- a CDS encoding FeoA family protein produces the protein MPLILANTGQNMSIKKIRGNDETKKFLSSLGFIVGETVNIISEIAGSLIIKVKGSRVALDKSIASRIIV, from the coding sequence ATGCCATTAATATTAGCAAATACAGGACAAAATATGTCAATTAAAAAAATTAGAGGTAATGATGAAACAAAAAAGTTTCTATCAAGTTTAGGATTTATTGTAGGAGAAACTGTAAATATTATTTCTGAAATAGCAGGCAGTTTAATAATAAAAGTAAAAGGCAGTAGAGTAGCATTAGATAAATCTATAGCTAGTAGAATAATAGTTTAG